The sequence below is a genomic window from Candidatus Palauibacter scopulicola.
CAGTCCGGCGAAGAGCCGCGACAGGGCCACCGCCGTCTGGGTCTCGCAGTGGGTGACGTTCCGCGTGAACTAGCGCCAACGCCCGGGCGCGGACGGGAGCCTCCCTCCCTTCCCCTGCCCCCCCGACCGGCGCAGAATGCTGCGCATGTCGACCCACTGGGCCATCGATCTCGGGACGTCCAACACCACCATCTGCGAAGACCGGTCCGGGCGGCCGCACATCGTGAACCTGCCGGACCTCGCGAAGCTGGAGCCCGTCACGCAGACCCCGGTCATTCCGTCGTGCGCGTGCGTCATGGACGGGGACGGCGAGGAAGTCCTCATCGGGCAGGCGGCGGTCACCTACAACTGGGACGGACAGGCCACCGGCTTCGCGCGCGGCTTCAAGCGCTACCTCGGCACGGAGAGCGGCCGGGCCCTGGCGCGGGCCGGCGGGAGGGCCTTCACCGCCCAGGACATCGCGGCGCTCTTCCTGCGGGAGGTCATCGGCGCCCTCGAGACGCGGTTCGGGGAAGAAGTCACCGACCTCACGATCGCCACGCCGAGCGGCTTCTACGAGACGTACCGGGCCGAACTGCAGGCGATCGTCCGGCGCCTGAAGCGCCGCGGCTGGTGGGCGCGCGTGTGGGCGCGGCTTCGGCGGCGGCCGGCCGGGATCGTGTTCCGGACGCTCGACGAGCCCGTCGCGGCCGCACTCGGCTACGGCGTGGATGTCGGACGCCCCACCACGCTCGTCGCCTTCGATTTCGGGGGCGGATCGATGGAGGCCGCCGTCGTGAGGACCCACGGCGCGCAGACCGTGGAGACGGGGCGCGCGGAGGTGCTGGCGAAGCAGGCGGTGGAACTCGGCGGGGACGACGTCGACGGCTGGATCCTGGAGCGCTTCGTCCCCACGGCGCTACACGACTGGCCCGAATGGGAGGTCGCGCTCCGCTGGGAGGCCGAGCGCGTGAAGCTGCTCGCGAGCGCCGGGAACGAGGGTGACTTCACTTTCCGCAACGAGTCGTACGGGAAGCTCGACTATCCCGTCCTGAACGACATTCTCGCCGCGAACGGCCTGTACGTGCGGATCCGGGAACTGCTCGACGCGCTTCTCGCCGAGCTGCGCGCCCGGCACGGGATCCTCGCCGACGGCATCGACGATGTCATCCTCGAGGGCGGGTCGACGCTGCTGCCGGAGGTGCGGAACGTCGTGGGCGACGTGCTCGGCCGGGAGAAGGTGCGGGAATGGCTCCCCTTCGCGGCCGTCGCGCGCGGCGCATGCATCTTCGCCGGCGGCGCGCACGTCGAGGACTTCATCTACCACGACTACGCGCTGCGCGTCCTCCCCGACGACGATGCCGACGCCGAGTACGAACTGCTCATCCCCGGCGGCACGTGCTTCCCTACGGTCGACAACTTCGCGACGCGCTACTACGCCCCCGGCCGAGATGGCCAGCGGCACATCAACCTCTTCATCTGCGAGGTCGGACGCGTGGCCGGACGCCCGATCGACTGGACGGAGCGCAGCAACGGCTCCAGCTATTTCGTGCCCCGGACCGCGGGCGAGCGGGCGTTCTGCCTGTGCCTCAACGAGGCGGACCCCGCCCTCCCGCTGGACCCGCCCGGCAGAGGCACGGCGCCCCGGCTGCGCGTCACGTACTCGGTGGACGAAAACCGCTGGCTGTGTGTAACCGTACATGACCTGCACCGGAAGACGGACCTGAAAGTCAGGCACCCCGTGGTGAGACTGCGATGAGATTGCGATGAACTTCCTCAAAGCCCTGTTCGGACCGAGGCGGAGAGACGTCTGGCGGCAGCTCGCGGGCGAGGTGGACGGGCAGTTCCACGAAGGCGGTCTCTTCAACCCGTTCGCCGTCCAGGCCCGCACCGGCGACTGGATCCTCACGCTCGACACCTTCACGTCGGGCGACGGCAAGACGAACCAGACGTTCACAAGACTCCGCGCGCCCTATTTCAATCCGGACGGGTTCCGGTTCGAGATCTACCGCGCGGGCCTCCTGAGCGGGCTGGGGAAGGCGATGGGCCTGCAGGACATCGAGGTCGGCCATCCCCGGTTCGACCGGGACTTCGTGATCAAGGGCAACGCGCCGCGACGCCTGCGGCGGCTCTTCGACAACCGGAAGATCCGGGCGGGCATCCAGGTCCAGCCCAAGATCCACCTGTCCGTCAAGGGTCATGCCGGGTGGTTCAGCAGGTTCCCCGAC
It includes:
- a CDS encoding Hsp70 family protein gives rise to the protein MSTHWAIDLGTSNTTICEDRSGRPHIVNLPDLAKLEPVTQTPVIPSCACVMDGDGEEVLIGQAAVTYNWDGQATGFARGFKRYLGTESGRALARAGGRAFTAQDIAALFLREVIGALETRFGEEVTDLTIATPSGFYETYRAELQAIVRRLKRRGWWARVWARLRRRPAGIVFRTLDEPVAAALGYGVDVGRPTTLVAFDFGGGSMEAAVVRTHGAQTVETGRAEVLAKQAVELGGDDVDGWILERFVPTALHDWPEWEVALRWEAERVKLLASAGNEGDFTFRNESYGKLDYPVLNDILAANGLYVRIRELLDALLAELRARHGILADGIDDVILEGGSTLLPEVRNVVGDVLGREKVREWLPFAAVARGACIFAGGAHVEDFIYHDYALRVLPDDDADAEYELLIPGGTCFPTVDNFATRYYAPGRDGQRHINLFICEVGRVAGRPIDWTERSNGSSYFVPRTAGERAFCLCLNEADPALPLDPPGRGTAPRLRVTYSVDENRWLCVTVHDLHRKTDLKVRHPVVRLR